The following are encoded in a window of Sphaerisporangium siamense genomic DNA:
- a CDS encoding DHA2 family efflux MFS transporter permease subunit, translating to MSTSARSRTLALAILCAGMLMIVLDGVIVTVALPAMQRDLGFTPSGLTWTVNAYLIAFGGFLLLAGRLGDLLGRRHVFVAGLALFSAASALCGLASGPEMLIAARFLQGLGGAMASAVSLGMIVTLYPGPAERAKAFGAFSFVGAGGASLGQVLGGVLTQGLSWHWIFFINVPIGLLAIVLSVRVLAADRGLGTRAGADVLGAALVTAGLMLGVYTIVEAEDQGWASAHTLGFGAVSVALLAAFVLRQARAARPLLPLRVFASRNVTGANAIQTLMVAALFSFQVLIALYMQNVLGYSASETGLAMLPCAAAIAVVSLLVAAPLIARFGERRVLVAGLALLTVGIGLLTRLPTADARYVTDLLPTMLSGGGFGLAITALTTLAMSAARPDDAGLASGLFNTTQQVGGAVGLAVLGTIAAASADTALAGGAERAAALTGGFHLAFTVGTGLLLAALVLALTVLRGARPAAAPADAQAPEAARV from the coding sequence ATGTCCACCTCCGCGCGTTCGCGCACCCTGGCGCTCGCGATCCTGTGCGCCGGGATGCTGATGATCGTCCTGGACGGGGTGATCGTCACCGTGGCGCTCCCGGCCATGCAGCGTGACCTCGGCTTCACCCCCTCCGGCCTGACCTGGACCGTCAACGCCTACTTGATCGCCTTCGGCGGGTTCCTGCTGCTGGCCGGACGGCTCGGCGACCTGCTCGGCCGCAGGCACGTGTTCGTGGCCGGACTCGCGCTGTTCAGCGCCGCCTCCGCGCTGTGCGGGCTGGCGAGCGGGCCCGAGATGCTCATCGCCGCGCGGTTCCTGCAGGGCCTCGGCGGCGCGATGGCCTCCGCGGTCAGCCTCGGCATGATCGTGACGCTGTACCCCGGGCCCGCCGAGCGCGCCAAGGCGTTCGGCGCGTTCAGCTTCGTCGGCGCGGGCGGCGCCTCGCTCGGGCAGGTGCTCGGCGGCGTGCTCACCCAGGGCCTGAGCTGGCACTGGATCTTCTTCATCAACGTGCCCATCGGCCTGCTGGCGATCGTGCTCTCCGTGCGGGTGCTGGCGGCCGACCGCGGGCTCGGCACCCGCGCGGGCGCCGACGTCCTCGGCGCCGCGCTGGTCACCGCCGGGCTGATGCTCGGCGTCTACACGATCGTCGAGGCCGAGGACCAGGGCTGGGCCTCCGCGCACACCCTCGGCTTCGGCGCGGTCTCGGTGGCGTTGCTCGCCGCCTTCGTCCTGCGCCAGGCCAGGGCCGCGCGGCCGCTGCTCCCCCTGCGCGTGTTCGCCTCCAGGAACGTCACCGGCGCCAACGCGATCCAGACGCTCATGGTCGCGGCGCTGTTCTCCTTCCAGGTGCTCATCGCCCTCTACATGCAGAACGTCCTCGGGTACAGCGCCAGCGAGACGGGCCTTGCCATGCTGCCCTGCGCCGCGGCCATCGCGGTGGTCTCGCTGCTGGTCGCCGCGCCGCTGATCGCCCGGTTCGGCGAGCGCCGGGTGCTGGTCGCCGGGCTGGCGCTGCTGACCGTGGGCATCGGCCTGCTCACCCGGCTGCCCACCGCCGACGCCCGCTACGTCACCGACCTGCTGCCGACCATGCTGTCGGGCGGCGGTTTCGGCCTGGCGATCACCGCGCTCACCACCCTTGCCATGTCCGCCGCGCGTCCCGACGACGCCGGGCTCGCGTCGGGGCTGTTCAACACCACCCAGCAGGTCGGCGGCGCCGTGGGCCTGGCCGTCCTCGGCACGATCGCCGCCGCCTCCGCCGACACCGCCCTGGCCGGGGGCGCGGAGCGGGCCGCCGCGCTGACCGGAGGGTTCCACCTGGCCTTCACGGTCGGGACCGGCCTGCTGCTGGCCGCGCTCGTGCTGGCCCTGACCGTCCTGCGCGGCGCCCGGCCCGCCGCGGCCCCCGCCGACGCCCAGGCGCCCGAGGCCGCCCGGGTCTGA
- a CDS encoding MarR family winged helix-turn-helix transcriptional regulator — MSTPAPSRTVRDLTGMLAHAAHVMTTRLTAALAEIGSSPRAHCVLYHAMEAERTQIQIAEMTDLDKTTMVVTVDELEREGLAERRPSTTDRRARIIAVTPLGEENVRRGQEIVDRVHAEVLGFLPEDQRQAFVDALARLVEGELSKPVECDRPVRRPRQSRK; from the coding sequence ATGAGCACGCCCGCGCCCTCCAGAACCGTTCGCGACCTCACCGGCATGCTGGCGCACGCCGCCCACGTGATGACCACCCGGCTCACCGCCGCGTTGGCCGAGATCGGCAGCTCGCCGCGCGCGCACTGCGTGCTGTACCACGCCATGGAGGCCGAGCGCACGCAGATCCAGATCGCCGAGATGACCGACCTGGACAAGACCACCATGGTCGTGACCGTGGACGAGCTGGAGCGCGAGGGCCTGGCCGAGCGCCGCCCGTCCACGACCGACCGGCGCGCGCGCATCATCGCGGTCACACCCCTCGGCGAGGAGAACGTGCGGCGCGGTCAGGAGATCGTCGACCGGGTGCACGCGGAGGTGCTGGGGTTCCTGCCCGAGGACCAGCGGCAGGCGTTCGTCGACGCGCTGGCCCGCCTGGTGGAGGGGGAGCTGTCCAAGCCCGTCGAGTGCGACAGGCCGGTGCGCAGGCCGCGCCAATCGCGCAAGTAG
- a CDS encoding SDR family oxidoreductase: MPANAHTPTPYIGRTAVITGGTIGIGLATAKALVEGGARVVVTGRNEDNLRAAREELGPGAHVFRSDTADLGDIDALAALAGERLGQVDLVFVNAGVATLHPFPDVTEDDYDRQFDVNTKGAYFTMRRLAPLVREGGSFVLTTSVVVDSGSPGMSVYSGTKGALRSFAKVFAAELLPRGIRVNTVSPGFIRTPTLGAVDATEEERAAFERLGDAVTPMRRHGTSEEVAAAVLFLAFDATFTTGTELAVDGGLGQGLSRPA, from the coding sequence ATGCCCGCGAACGCACATACCCCCACCCCGTACATCGGCAGGACGGCCGTCATCACCGGCGGCACGATCGGCATCGGCCTCGCCACGGCCAAGGCGCTGGTGGAGGGCGGCGCGCGGGTCGTGGTGACCGGCCGCAACGAGGACAACCTGCGGGCGGCGCGGGAGGAGCTCGGGCCCGGCGCGCACGTCTTCCGCTCCGACACCGCCGACCTCGGCGACATCGACGCCCTGGCCGCGCTCGCCGGGGAGCGGCTCGGTCAGGTGGACCTGGTGTTCGTCAACGCCGGGGTCGCCACCCTGCACCCCTTCCCGGACGTCACCGAGGACGACTACGACCGGCAGTTCGACGTCAACACCAAGGGCGCGTACTTCACCATGCGCCGCCTCGCCCCGCTGGTCAGAGAAGGCGGGTCGTTCGTGCTGACCACCTCGGTCGTGGTGGACTCCGGCAGCCCCGGCATGAGCGTCTACTCCGGCACCAAGGGCGCGCTGCGGTCGTTCGCCAAGGTGTTCGCCGCCGAGCTGCTGCCGCGGGGCATCCGGGTGAACACCGTGAGCCCGGGCTTCATCAGGACGCCCACGCTCGGCGCCGTGGACGCCACCGAGGAGGAGCGCGCCGCGTTCGAACGGCTCGGCGACGCCGTCACCCCGATGCGCCGGCACGGCACCTCCGAGGAGGTCGCCGCCGCCGTCCTGTTCCTGGCCTTCGACGCCACCTTCACCACCGGCACGGAACTCGCGGTGGACGGCGGCCTCGGCCAGGGCCTGTCCCGCCCCGCCTAG
- a CDS encoding winged helix-turn-helix transcriptional regulator, whose protein sequence is MSRQPYACGLDAAVDVMGGKWKARILWRLSEGTRRFEELRREIPGISEKMLIQQLREMEAHGLVHREIHRQVPPKVEYSLTEFGVSLNAALEPLGDWGHVHMERIVAAQEALEQERARPRGARP, encoded by the coding sequence ATGTCGAGACAGCCCTACGCGTGCGGCCTGGACGCCGCCGTCGACGTCATGGGCGGCAAGTGGAAGGCGCGCATCCTGTGGCGGCTCAGCGAGGGCACGCGGCGCTTCGAGGAGCTCAGGCGCGAGATCCCCGGCATCAGCGAGAAGATGCTGATCCAGCAGCTTCGCGAGATGGAGGCGCACGGGCTGGTCCACCGCGAGATCCACCGGCAGGTCCCGCCGAAGGTGGAGTACTCCCTCACCGAGTTCGGCGTGTCGCTGAACGCCGCGCTGGAGCCGCTCGGCGACTGGGGGCACGTCCACATGGAGCGCATCGTCGCCGCCCAGGAGGCCCTGGAACAGGAGCGGGCGAGGCCGCGCGGCGCGCGGCCGTAG
- a CDS encoding MFS transporter, which produces MLRRARVAVAMTFAVHGAVSGSFATRIPWIQDHVQAGPGELGLALLAPAVGTLIAMPMAGRVIHRFGNRPATRVLLALWSVMLALPAVAPNLGVLWVTLLVFGASAGMCDVGMNEQGVVVEQRMGRSIMSGLHGMWSVGGLAGGAAGTLAAHFGVDARVHLGVTAAVLLAVGLVIGRHLLDVRPREGEEAPAHFVLPSRSVLLLGLIGFCAVFGEGAGADWSAVYLRDVTGASPGVAAMSYTAFALTMAVGRLCGDMVVRRLGPVVTVRISGLLATLGGALVVVARTPVPAVTGFMLIGIGVAVVVPLAFAAAGNAARTPSEGVAGVATISYTSGFIAPSAIGGIAAQTSLPVSFGVVTALMVAVTLLAGTLARRRAPAEPAATPTP; this is translated from the coding sequence GTGCTGAGGCGAGCCCGCGTGGCCGTCGCGATGACCTTCGCCGTCCATGGCGCCGTCAGCGGCTCCTTCGCCACCCGCATCCCCTGGATCCAGGACCACGTGCAGGCCGGTCCCGGCGAGCTGGGTCTGGCGCTGCTCGCCCCGGCCGTCGGAACGCTGATCGCGATGCCGATGGCCGGCCGGGTCATCCACCGCTTCGGCAACCGCCCTGCCACCCGCGTGCTGCTCGCCCTGTGGTCGGTGATGCTCGCGCTCCCCGCGGTGGCGCCCAACCTGGGCGTGCTGTGGGTGACGCTGCTGGTGTTCGGCGCGTCGGCGGGCATGTGCGACGTCGGCATGAACGAGCAGGGCGTCGTCGTCGAGCAGCGCATGGGCCGCTCGATCATGTCGGGGTTGCACGGCATGTGGAGCGTCGGCGGCCTGGCGGGCGGCGCGGCGGGCACGCTGGCCGCCCATTTCGGGGTCGACGCCCGCGTCCACCTCGGCGTCACGGCCGCGGTGCTCCTCGCCGTCGGCCTGGTCATCGGCCGCCACCTGCTGGACGTGCGCCCGCGCGAGGGCGAGGAGGCCCCCGCGCACTTCGTGCTGCCGTCCCGCTCGGTGCTGCTGCTCGGGCTGATCGGCTTCTGCGCGGTGTTCGGCGAGGGCGCGGGCGCGGACTGGAGCGCCGTCTACCTGAGGGACGTGACCGGGGCGTCCCCGGGCGTGGCGGCGATGAGCTACACGGCCTTCGCGCTGACCATGGCCGTGGGACGGCTGTGCGGGGACATGGTCGTCCGGCGGCTCGGCCCGGTGGTGACCGTGCGGATCAGCGGGCTGCTCGCGACGCTCGGCGGGGCGCTGGTCGTCGTCGCCCGCACCCCGGTCCCGGCCGTCACCGGGTTCATGCTGATCGGGATCGGCGTGGCGGTGGTCGTGCCGCTGGCCTTCGCGGCGGCGGGCAACGCCGCGCGGACGCCCAGCGAGGGGGTCGCCGGGGTGGCCACGATCAGCTACACCTCCGGGTTCATCGCGCCGAGCGCCATCGGCGGCATCGCCGCCCAGACCAGCCTGCCGGTGTCCTTCGGCGTGGTCACCGCGCTCATGGTCGCGGTGACACTCCTCGCCGGCACGCTCGCCCGCCGCCGCGCACCGGCCGAGCCCGCCGCCACGCCCACGCCCTGA
- a CDS encoding MMPL family transporter, which translates to MASLLYRLGRWCFGRRGLVVAIWLLVLGLLGGAAAAFSGATTGEFRMPGTESQRAMDALRDRFPQSGGATGTIVIAAPQGAKLSPADVAPVVKKAAAIPGVAAALDPFQVRALSQDGRYALVTVQFVDELPDITDAQRAAYRDIARDAQGGTRVEVGGEVVREFHFDGATESIGVVVAALVLIITFGSLVAAGMTLVNALVGVGVGMAGLYALTGVVELNDATPVLALMLGLAVGIDYSLFITSRYRQYLLEGVPAREAAGRAIGTAGSAVVFAGATVVIALAGLSVVGVPFLTAMGLAAAATVAVAVLVALTLLPAVLAWTGTKILPRRHRAAGTAAPVKEGFGYRWGRLITRLRVPVLLAGVLALGALALPVTGMHLALPDAGTAAEDSSERKAYDMISEGFGPGFNGRLVTVVSAGDAGATRAAAQQATALIGGVRGVAAVAPPQFNQSGTTALVAVIPTTGPTDAATEDTVHAIRAKLTGVQGAEVSLTGTTAVGIDISAKLADALPVYLIIVVGLSVLLLMLVFRSLLVPLKAAAGFLLTVGSTFGITVAVFQDGRLANLVGVDTPGPLVSFLPIILIGILFGLAMDYEVFLVSKMREDYVHGDTARQATINGLGENARVVTAAALIMISVFAGFVFTSDPIIKSIGFALAVGVFIDAFVVRMTLVPAVMSLLGRAAWWLPRPLDRALPDLDIEGERLRHHLEASPSGEDSRAGVGR; encoded by the coding sequence ATGGCGAGCTTGCTGTACCGGCTGGGCCGATGGTGCTTCGGGCGCCGCGGCCTGGTCGTGGCGATCTGGCTGCTGGTGCTGGGGCTGCTGGGCGGCGCCGCGGCCGCGTTCAGCGGCGCGACCACCGGCGAGTTCCGCATGCCCGGCACCGAGTCCCAGCGCGCGATGGACGCGCTGCGCGACCGCTTCCCGCAGAGCGGCGGCGCGACCGGCACGATCGTGATCGCCGCCCCGCAGGGCGCGAAACTCTCCCCGGCCGACGTGGCCCCGGTCGTCAAGAAGGCCGCCGCGATCCCCGGCGTCGCCGCGGCGCTCGACCCCTTCCAGGTCCGGGCGCTGTCGCAGGACGGCCGCTACGCGCTGGTCACCGTCCAGTTCGTGGACGAGCTCCCCGACATCACCGACGCGCAGCGCGCCGCGTACCGGGACATCGCCCGCGACGCGCAGGGCGGCACGCGGGTGGAGGTCGGCGGCGAGGTCGTCAGGGAGTTCCACTTCGACGGTGCCACCGAGTCGATCGGCGTCGTCGTCGCGGCACTCGTGCTGATCATCACGTTCGGCTCCCTGGTGGCCGCCGGGATGACCCTGGTCAACGCCCTGGTCGGCGTCGGCGTCGGCATGGCCGGGCTGTACGCGCTGACCGGCGTGGTCGAGCTCAACGACGCCACCCCCGTGCTGGCGCTGATGCTGGGCCTGGCCGTCGGCATCGACTACTCGCTGTTCATCACCTCCCGCTACCGCCAGTACCTGCTGGAGGGCGTCCCGGCGCGGGAGGCCGCCGGGCGCGCGATCGGCACCGCGGGCTCCGCGGTGGTGTTCGCGGGCGCGACCGTGGTCATCGCCCTGGCCGGGCTGTCGGTGGTCGGGGTCCCGTTCCTGACCGCCATGGGCCTGGCCGCCGCGGCCACCGTGGCCGTCGCCGTGCTGGTCGCGCTCACCCTGCTGCCTGCCGTGCTGGCCTGGACCGGCACCAAGATCCTGCCCCGCCGGCACCGCGCCGCCGGCACCGCCGCCCCCGTCAAGGAGGGGTTCGGCTACCGCTGGGGCCGCCTGATCACGCGGCTGCGCGTGCCGGTGCTGCTGGCCGGGGTGCTGGCGCTCGGCGCGCTGGCCCTGCCCGTCACCGGCATGCACCTGGCGCTGCCCGACGCCGGCACCGCGGCCGAGGACTCCTCGGAGCGCAAGGCGTACGACATGATCAGCGAAGGGTTCGGCCCGGGGTTCAACGGCCGCCTCGTCACGGTGGTGTCCGCCGGTGACGCCGGGGCCACCCGCGCCGCCGCCCAGCAGGCCACCGCGCTCATCGGCGGCGTGCGGGGCGTGGCGGCGGTGGCGCCGCCGCAGTTCAACCAGTCCGGCACCACCGCGCTGGTGGCGGTGATCCCCACGACCGGCCCGACCGACGCCGCGACCGAGGACACCGTCCACGCCATCCGGGCGAAGCTGACCGGCGTCCAGGGGGCCGAGGTCTCGCTGACCGGCACCACGGCGGTCGGCATCGACATCTCCGCCAAGCTCGCCGACGCCCTGCCCGTTTATCTGATCATCGTGGTGGGCCTGTCGGTCCTGCTGCTGATGCTGGTGTTCCGCTCGCTGCTGGTACCGCTCAAGGCGGCGGCCGGGTTCCTGTTGACCGTCGGATCCACCTTCGGCATCACCGTGGCGGTGTTCCAGGACGGACGGCTGGCGAACCTGGTCGGCGTGGACACCCCCGGACCGCTGGTCAGCTTCCTGCCCATCATCCTGATCGGCATCCTGTTCGGCCTGGCCATGGACTACGAGGTGTTCCTGGTGTCCAAGATGCGCGAGGACTACGTGCACGGCGACACCGCGCGGCAGGCCACGATCAACGGCCTCGGCGAGAACGCCCGCGTGGTGACGGCCGCCGCGCTGATCATGATCTCGGTGTTCGCCGGGTTCGTGTTCACCTCCGACCCGATCATCAAGTCGATCGGGTTCGCGCTGGCCGTCGGCGTGTTCATCGACGCGTTCGTGGTCCGCATGACGCTGGTGCCCGCGGTGATGTCGCTGCTCGGCCGCGCCGCGTGGTGGCTGCCCCGTCCCCTGGACCGGGCCCTGCCCGACCTCGACATCGAGGGCGAGCGGCTGCGCCACCACCTGGAGGCCTCTCCGTCCGGCGAGGACAGCCGCGCGGGCGTGGGCCGCTAG
- a CDS encoding TetR/AcrR family transcriptional regulator, translating to MARSSTGLRDQLLAAALRLFVQHGFRGTSLADIASDVGCSKASLLYHFANKEAILAELLLPVGNEAAALLVRLDALGARADAETTVRAFVDLILRYRREMKLLFDNVADVTSLAALDVGGIDGIEHRLTAALAGHSPDPHDQVAAFMALTGMFVTAAADLPYDDDTLREAMAAAALRALGRDRG from the coding sequence GTGGCCCGCTCTTCCACCGGTCTGCGCGACCAGCTCCTCGCCGCGGCGCTGCGGTTGTTCGTCCAGCACGGCTTCCGCGGCACGTCGCTGGCCGACATCGCCTCCGACGTCGGCTGCTCCAAGGCGTCGCTGCTGTACCACTTCGCCAACAAGGAGGCGATCCTCGCCGAGCTGCTGCTGCCGGTCGGCAACGAGGCGGCGGCACTGCTCGTCCGCCTGGACGCCCTCGGCGCGCGCGCGGACGCCGAGACCACGGTCCGGGCCTTCGTCGACCTCATCCTGCGCTACCGCCGCGAGATGAAGCTGCTGTTCGACAACGTGGCCGACGTCACCTCACTGGCCGCCCTCGACGTCGGAGGCATCGACGGCATCGAACACCGCCTGACCGCCGCGCTGGCGGGCCACTCCCCCGACCCTCACGACCAGGTGGCCGCCTTCATGGCCCTGACCGGCATGTTCGTCACCGCGGCCGCCGACCTGCCGTACGACGACGACACCCTGCGCGAGGCGATGGCCGCCGCCGCCCTGCGCGCCCTGGGCCGCGACCGCGGCTGA
- a CDS encoding LamG domain-containing protein, with protein MLVGLCTALLSAIVTTAPPAAASADGLVAAYGFDGSPGDSSGNGNHGITLSPTWEQAGKFGQALSLNGSHSTVVSVPDSPSLRVSGAFTLEAWVRPDDVEGWRTILLKQRSGGLSYALYAHSSWFVSDGENSVTDEDRLPVDTWSHVASTYDGEDLRFYVNGTLIASSPAAGSVTYGNGELSIGGNWVWGEYFTGLLDELRIYDVALTAAQIQSDMTTPINEETGPDDPPSAPGTLTVTGADSATLQWGAASDDHGVASYEVHRSVWRDFVPRANTRVALVTGTTYTELLAVGTHYYRVVPRDTTGKAGPPSNQAIFTRSQQGLAAAYGLNDHMFDASGHDNSGQLYYCDFTDTGRFGQSIAFDGTNSLFSTWDNPFVRTTDAFTLEAWVRPSELSGSRPIITKARANGQSYALYTDGARFTSDTEKSVASPVTLPLDTWSHVAATYDGATLRFYVNGEEVASAPASGKPIFDSGLFRVGGDPVRNEHFAGLIDEVRVYNIALTPARVQSDMTIPLA; from the coding sequence ATGCTCGTCGGCTTATGCACGGCCCTGCTGAGCGCCATCGTGACGACCGCGCCCCCCGCCGCCGCCTCCGCGGACGGCCTGGTCGCGGCGTACGGGTTCGACGGCTCGCCGGGTGACTCGTCGGGGAACGGCAACCACGGAATAACGCTCAGTCCCACTTGGGAGCAGGCCGGCAAGTTCGGCCAGGCGCTGTCGCTCAACGGGTCCCACTCCACCGTCGTCTCGGTCCCGGACAGCCCCTCTCTCAGGGTCTCCGGCGCGTTCACGCTCGAAGCATGGGTGCGGCCGGACGACGTCGAGGGATGGCGGACGATCCTGCTCAAGCAACGATCGGGCGGCCTGTCCTACGCGCTCTACGCCCACAGCTCATGGTTCGTGAGCGACGGGGAGAACAGCGTCACCGACGAGGACCGGCTGCCGGTGGACACCTGGTCGCACGTCGCCTCGACCTACGACGGCGAGGACCTGCGGTTCTACGTGAACGGCACGCTGATCGCCTCCTCGCCCGCCGCGGGCTCGGTGACCTACGGCAACGGCGAGCTCAGCATCGGCGGCAACTGGGTCTGGGGTGAGTACTTCACCGGCCTCCTCGACGAACTGCGGATCTACGACGTGGCCCTGACGGCGGCACAGATCCAGAGCGACATGACGACTCCGATCAACGAGGAGACCGGCCCGGACGACCCGCCCTCCGCGCCCGGCACGCTCACCGTGACGGGAGCGGACTCGGCGACGCTCCAGTGGGGCGCGGCGAGCGACGACCACGGCGTGGCGTCCTACGAGGTGCACCGCTCCGTCTGGCGGGACTTCGTTCCGCGCGCGAACACCCGTGTCGCCCTGGTCACCGGCACCACCTACACCGAACTCCTGGCGGTGGGCACCCACTACTACCGGGTCGTGCCCAGGGACACCACCGGGAAGGCGGGCCCGCCCTCCAACCAGGCCATCTTCACCCGGTCCCAGCAGGGCCTGGCCGCGGCCTACGGGCTCAACGACCACATGTTCGACGCGTCGGGGCACGACAACTCCGGGCAGCTGTACTACTGCGACTTCACGGACACGGGCCGGTTCGGGCAGTCCATAGCGTTCGACGGGACGAACTCCCTCTTCTCGACCTGGGACAACCCCTTCGTCAGGACCACCGACGCGTTCACGCTCGAAGCGTGGGTGCGGCCGTCCGAGCTGTCGGGGTCGCGCCCGATCATTACGAAGGCACGCGCGAACGGGCAGTCCTACGCGCTCTACACCGACGGCGCGCGGTTCACGAGCGACACCGAGAAGAGCGTCGCCAGCCCGGTCACGCTGCCGCTCGACACCTGGTCGCACGTCGCCGCCACCTATGACGGCGCGACGCTCCGCTTCTACGTCAACGGCGAGGAGGTCGCCTCGGCGCCGGCCTCCGGGAAACCGATCTTCGACAGCGGCCTCTTCAGGGTCGGCGGCGACCCGGTCCGGAACGAGCACTTCGCCGGTCTCATCGACGAGGTCCGCGTCTACAACATCGCCCTCACCCCGGCGCGCGTCCAGAGCGACATGACCATCCCGCTGGCCTAG
- a CDS encoding ArsR/SmtB family transcription factor yields the protein MLDVAVIEDPAAAEVSLDPVRARLLSELSEPASATMLAAKVGLPRQKVNYHLKALERHGLVELVEERRKGNVTERVMRATAASYVISPVALDAVAPDPSRSPDQLSARWLLALAAKLVRDVGTLITGAARARKPLATFAIDGEIRFASAADRAAFAQELAAAVTALVGKYHHEGAEGGRDHRVVVAVHPAVPSAAAEADRPTTQET from the coding sequence ATGCTGGATGTGGCGGTGATCGAGGACCCGGCCGCGGCCGAGGTGTCCCTGGACCCTGTGCGGGCGCGCCTGCTGTCCGAGCTCTCGGAACCGGCCTCGGCCACCATGCTGGCGGCCAAGGTGGGTCTCCCGCGGCAGAAGGTGAACTACCACCTCAAGGCCCTGGAGCGGCACGGCCTGGTCGAGCTGGTCGAGGAGCGCCGCAAGGGCAACGTCACCGAGCGCGTGATGCGCGCCACCGCGGCCTCGTACGTGATCTCGCCCGTCGCGCTGGACGCGGTCGCCCCCGACCCGTCCCGCTCGCCCGACCAGCTCTCCGCGCGGTGGCTGCTGGCCCTCGCCGCCAAGCTGGTGCGCGATGTGGGCACGCTCATCACCGGCGCCGCCCGGGCGCGCAAGCCGCTCGCGACGTTCGCCATCGACGGCGAGATCCGCTTCGCCTCGGCCGCCGACCGCGCCGCCTTCGCCCAGGAGCTCGCCGCGGCGGTGACGGCCCTGGTCGGCAAGTACCACCACGAGGGCGCGGAGGGCGGGCGCGACCACCGGGTCGTCGTCGCCGTCCATCCCGCCGTGCCCTCCGCCGCCGCGGAGGCGGACCGACCCACGACGCAGGAGACGTGA
- a CDS encoding SRPBCC family protein, whose product MHEFEVREEIALDATPEEVWEAIATGPGVDSWFMGRNRIEQAEGGTLTHEVMGQTSTATVTGWEPGRRFAYESDKNPDGTFMAFEYLIEGREGGSTVLRMVHNGFLGDDWEAQYEALKKGDGHYLKKLAAYLRHFPGRTSRFSFLVPGPRVPDHARLWDGFRSALGVTGELTPGTRVRIAVDGVAPADGVIVSTDYPTIPSVCTGDSLYTFMCGYRDTVVVEQHCFADGVDGDAARDAWAAWAARAYA is encoded by the coding sequence ATGCACGAGTTCGAGGTGCGCGAAGAGATCGCGCTCGACGCGACACCCGAGGAAGTCTGGGAGGCGATCGCCACCGGCCCCGGCGTCGACTCCTGGTTCATGGGCCGCAACCGGATCGAGCAGGCCGAGGGCGGCACGCTGACCCACGAGGTGATGGGACAGACCTCCACGGCCACCGTCACCGGCTGGGAGCCGGGCCGCCGCTTCGCCTACGAGAGCGACAAGAACCCCGATGGCACCTTCATGGCCTTCGAGTACCTCATCGAGGGACGCGAGGGCGGCAGCACCGTGCTGCGCATGGTGCACAACGGCTTCCTCGGCGACGACTGGGAGGCCCAGTACGAGGCGCTGAAGAAGGGCGACGGCCACTACCTCAAGAAGCTCGCCGCCTACCTCCGCCACTTCCCGGGGCGGACGTCGCGGTTCAGCTTCCTGGTGCCGGGCCCGCGGGTTCCCGACCACGCCCGCCTGTGGGACGGCTTCAGGAGCGCGCTCGGCGTCACCGGCGAGCTCACGCCCGGCACCCGCGTGCGCATCGCGGTCGACGGGGTGGCCCCGGCCGACGGCGTCATCGTCAGCACCGACTACCCGACCATCCCGAGCGTGTGCACCGGCGATTCGCTGTACACGTTCATGTGCGGCTACCGCGACACGGTCGTCGTCGAGCAGCACTGCTTCGCCGACGGCGTCGACGGCGACGCGGCCCGCGACGCGTGGGCGGCCTGGGCGGCCCGCGCCTACGCCTGA
- a CDS encoding YciI family protein translates to MKYILMIYNNPATLAAMSDAERDGVMGRVDAIIQELRGTGEWVGGAALAAAGEARTVRVRGGVPATTDGPYAEAKEQLAGYLVVDCATPERAAEIALRWPDAEFGAMEVRPVIGVVDAV, encoded by the coding sequence ATGAAATACATCCTGATGATCTACAACAACCCCGCCACCCTGGCGGCCATGTCCGACGCCGAGCGCGACGGCGTCATGGGAAGGGTGGACGCCATCATCCAGGAGCTGCGGGGGACGGGCGAGTGGGTCGGCGGGGCCGCCCTCGCCGCGGCCGGCGAGGCCAGGACGGTGCGGGTGCGCGGTGGCGTGCCCGCGACGACCGACGGGCCGTACGCCGAGGCCAAGGAGCAGCTCGCCGGCTACCTGGTGGTCGACTGCGCCACGCCCGAGCGCGCCGCGGAGATCGCGCTGCGCTGGCCGGACGCCGAGTTCGGCGCGATGGAGGTGCGGCCGGTCATCGGCGTGGTCGACGCCGTCTGA